GCCACATTTTGTGCTGTACGATCAGAAGACGCTCAAATTCAATGCGTTCTTCCGGCAATCGGTACCGGAGTCGGCCACCGAAACGTTCCGCATACGCTATGTGCACATTCTCTACTTCCTCGAGGACGACACGATGACTGTGCTGGAACCGACGATCGAAAACTGTGGCTATCCTCAGGGTCGGCTGGTGCGTCGTGGCAGGAAGCTTAAAAATACGGATCGCGAAGAGTTTTACAACTGGAAGGATCTGAACATCGGTATCGATGTGGAGATGCATGGGTACGTTTTCCACATTACCGATTGCGATGCGTACACGAAGGAATTTTTGCTAAGCAATGGAATTGAGCTGAACGAGATCGAACTGCTTCCACCGGATCCAACCATGAACGAGCGTTCGATCAGCCAGCGACAGACGTTCCGGCATCACAAAATGTACCCAGTACCGGACGATAAGCTGCGAAAGTATCTCGAGTATCAGGGGAAGGTTCTGCAGTAAGTACACCCAGAAAGTTTCAGGGTGTTATCTTATCATTCAGTGGATTAAGTTATTGTCGCGTGTCACCAGTCAGTGGTGGGGGAATACGTCTGACCTTACAACATTGTATCAATTTCTCATTGTAGCTTCGATTGTGTGCTGGATGAGCGAGACCGCGACGGTGGCGAATTGATGACATACAAGCTGTTCTATTATCTCGAAGATGACACAGTATCCATAAAAGAGCTAAAGGAGAACCAAGAAGGACGGGACTACTTCCCGATGCTGCTGCGCAAGCAGAAACTGCCAAAGGACTGGAAAGAAAATCCTGGTAATTCAACAGCTGTAGGTCAGTACATCCAGTCATCTACTAAAACTCTCCCATTTTCCATTACCTTGCAGTTTCTCACCCGTCAATATTTCTCGAGAAAACTGATGCCGAAGTGTCGGAATATTATTCTCCAAAGGATCTGATCGTTGGCACGACCATCTTCGTGTACGGACGCAAGTTTCTTCTGCTCGACTGCGATGGGTTCACGCGTTGCTACTACGAAAAAGCGCTCAAACTCATCCAACCCGACCGGGTGCGGTTGGACAGTTCGCCCAAGCGAATACCCCGACTAGACGTACCGAGCTACCTCGGTCTCGGTACACCAGAAGATTCGCTTGCCTCGTACCATAGCCTTGTTCCCAAAAGCCCGAAAAAGGACGTCATTACGTACTTggtgaatgtaaacaaatttcTACGATACGGGTGCGTGCTGGACACGGCACACCCGGAGGATAAAATACGCAAGTTCGTACTGAGTCTTTCGCTTGCGGACGGTACGATTACCATCATGGAATCGTCTGTCGATAATTCTGGCATTCGGGGAGGTCGGTTCTTATCGCCGCGTAAAGTTTGGCTTCCCGGCTGCAATCCAGACGAGCCGGAGTATTACACGGCAAAGGATCTCTACATT
The Anopheles moucheti chromosome 2, idAnoMoucSN_F20_07, whole genome shotgun sequence genome window above contains:
- the LOC128298324 gene encoding EF-hand domain-containing protein 1-like; the encoded protein is MEGLPKLPGNDFANRLRQKHHVPQSFKYINGYPIPARPECGLGGERLNEDSIQFCPEPNGGGNNTVLYDPILTYGRVRHLPVKPYRPHFVLYDQKTLKFNAFFRQSVPESATETFRIRYVHILYFLEDDTMTVLEPTIENCGYPQGRLVRRGRKLKNTDREEFYNWKDLNIGIDVEMHGYVFHITDCDAYTKEFLLSNGIELNEIELLPPDPTMNERSISQRQTFRHHKMYPVPDDKLRKYLEYQGKVLHFDCVLDERDRDGGELMTYKLFYYLEDDTVSIKELKENQEGRDYFPMLLRKQKLPKDWKENPVSHPSIFLEKTDAEVSEYYSPKDLIVGTTIFVYGRKFLLLDCDGFTRCYYEKALKLIQPDRVRLDSSPKRIPRLDVPSYLGLGTPEDSLASYHSLVPKSPKKDVITYLVNVNKFLRYGCVLDTAHPEDKIRKFVLSLSLADGTITIMESSVDNSGIRGGRFLSPRKVWLPGCNPDEPEYYTAKDLYIGATIVVFAHRFQIVSADLYVYRYMQAHPEIFSPMAIDSVRNYLLGEGHLKDDLRQATEEEYQKLEQTTPGESNDQDEVQKRLTGFEIGDTKATSPIPPARGSPVPHGDGTQRPVEPAEHPCPHPIIPDEELRKAYHTNEPDELAIQAYRVPEDQPSSPQSSPTHGTKKGSKTVRFQDDC